The following are encoded in a window of Chryseobacterium sp. genomic DNA:
- the hemC gene encoding hydroxymethylbilane synthase, producing the protein MKSIRIGTRNSPLALWQAREVARHLQNNNYKTEITPILSSGDKNLTQPLYALGITGIFTRDLDTALLNGEIDIAVHSLKDVPTSLPENIELIAYLERDFHQDVLVRKVSSLDKPLHELKVATSSLRRRAFWLREFAHAEFSDIRGNVQTRLQKLEDLDFDATIFSLAGIKRMELAVDYEELPMMIPAPSQGVVAVAGLSSNTEINNVVAQITHAETEKCVRMERQFLSTLEGGCTAPIGAFAEIKEGQVRFIGRLCSLDGKDCIETDKIFSYEENRNYGKELAEEILDNGGRQIMSVIKETLKI; encoded by the coding sequence ATGAAAAGCATTAGAATCGGAACCCGAAATTCTCCGTTGGCATTGTGGCAGGCCCGCGAAGTTGCACGCCACCTTCAGAACAATAATTACAAGACAGAAATCACACCCATACTGTCCTCCGGCGACAAAAATCTTACGCAGCCACTCTATGCGCTGGGTATAACGGGCATCTTTACGCGTGACCTTGATACCGCACTTCTGAACGGCGAAATTGATATCGCTGTCCATTCACTGAAGGATGTGCCTACATCACTTCCGGAAAATATCGAACTTATTGCTTATCTGGAGCGCGATTTCCATCAGGATGTATTGGTAAGGAAAGTCTCATCGCTTGACAAGCCCCTGCATGAGCTTAAGGTAGCCACAAGCAGTTTAAGAAGAAGGGCTTTCTGGCTCCGTGAATTTGCACATGCTGAGTTTTCTGATATCAGGGGAAATGTGCAGACCAGACTGCAGAAACTTGAAGACCTGGACTTCGATGCCACCATCTTTTCACTGGCCGGAATTAAACGGATGGAACTGGCTGTTGACTATGAAGAGCTTCCCATGATGATCCCGGCACCATCCCAGGGGGTTGTAGCGGTGGCCGGACTCAGTTCAAATACCGAAATAAATAATGTTGTAGCGCAGATTACGCACGCCGAAACGGAAAAATGTGTGCGGATGGAAAGACAGTTCCTGAGTACCCTGGAAGGAGGCTGTACAGCACCCATCGGAGCTTTTGCGGAAATAAAGGAAGGACAGGTACGCTTTATTGGCCGCCTGTGCTCGCTGGATGGGAAAGACTGTATAGAGACCGATAAGATCTTCAGTTACGAAGAAAACCGCAACTATGGTAAAGAACTGGCGGAGGAAATACTCGATAACGGCGGGCGCCAAATTATGTCTGTGATAAAGGAAACACTTAAAATTTAA
- a CDS encoding uroporphyrinogen-III synthase: MKVLFTKKNIDKKMISEKFGSRFSYDIVDVIRVKSLQMEPFDLKNHSLIFTSVNAVGAFFENGFKPNEDFTDRNYNKIYCVGQKTKKKLREYGFGTFKVKKHAKDLAEFIIENSGREKFIHFCGNLALDVLNNALPLQNISYRKVVIYETELLYPQVHGEYDAIAFFSPSGVRSFTKYNSLEGKKIFSLGNTTTQEVKNHTDKRIYTSRESSFEDMLDLILKYD; encoded by the coding sequence ATGAAGGTTTTGTTCACCAAGAAAAATATTGATAAAAAAATGATTTCCGAGAAATTTGGGAGTCGTTTTTCTTATGACATCGTGGATGTAATCAGAGTGAAGTCATTACAGATGGAACCTTTTGACCTGAAAAACCATTCCCTGATTTTTACCAGCGTTAATGCCGTGGGGGCATTTTTTGAAAACGGATTTAAACCCAATGAGGACTTTACCGACCGTAATTACAATAAGATTTACTGTGTAGGCCAGAAAACCAAGAAAAAACTCCGCGAATATGGTTTCGGAACTTTTAAGGTGAAGAAGCACGCTAAAGATTTGGCAGAGTTCATCATTGAGAATTCCGGCCGGGAAAAATTTATTCATTTTTGCGGTAATTTGGCGCTGGATGTGTTAAACAATGCGTTGCCGCTGCAGAATATCTCCTACAGAAAAGTAGTTATCTACGAAACTGAGCTGCTGTATCCACAGGTGCACGGTGAGTATGATGCCATAGCATTTTTTAGCCCCAGTGGGGTGCGCAGCTTTACCAAATACAATTCCCTGGAAGGCAAGAAAATATTTTCCCTGGGAAATACCACAACCCAGGAAGTGAAAAACCATACCGACAAAAGAATTTACACCAGCAGAGAAAGCAGTTTTGAAGATATGCTGGATTTAATATTGAAATATGATTAA
- the hemE gene encoding uroporphyrinogen decarboxylase — protein sequence MIKNDLYLKALRGETVERPPVWMMRQAGRYLPEFIELRNKYDFFTRCQTPELASEITVQPIRRFPLDAAILFSDILVVPQAMGIDFKMKESVGPWLDNPIRTTEQVNNVVVPDVNDTLGYVFDAIEMTLEKLDNEIPLIGFAGSPWTILCYCVEGKGSKAFDIAKAFCFTNPEAAHLLLQKITDTTIAYLKRKVEKGVSAVQVFDSWGGMLSPTDYKEFSWQYIDQIVEALSPLTHVVVFGKGCWFALEDMTKSKVSALGVDWTITPEIARKLTHNSITLQGNFDPARLHSSPQTIRRMVHEMIDRFGKDKYIVNLGHGILPNIPVENAEAFIKAVVEWKG from the coding sequence ATGATTAAGAACGATTTATATCTGAAAGCCCTCAGAGGCGAAACCGTGGAGCGTCCACCTGTGTGGATGATGAGACAGGCAGGCAGATACCTGCCGGAATTTATTGAACTGCGCAATAAATACGATTTCTTCACCCGTTGCCAGACGCCGGAACTTGCCTCCGAGATTACTGTGCAGCCTATCCGCAGGTTTCCGCTGGATGCTGCGATCCTTTTTTCCGATATTTTGGTGGTTCCTCAGGCGATGGGGATTGATTTCAAGATGAAGGAAAGTGTCGGGCCCTGGCTGGATAATCCCATCCGCACCACAGAGCAGGTAAATAATGTAGTGGTACCGGATGTTAATGATACCCTGGGATACGTTTTTGATGCAATAGAAATGACATTGGAAAAGCTGGATAATGAAATCCCGCTTATCGGATTTGCAGGTTCGCCATGGACCATCCTATGCTACTGTGTGGAAGGTAAAGGTAGCAAAGCCTTTGACATTGCCAAAGCGTTCTGTTTCACCAATCCCGAAGCTGCACATCTTCTGCTTCAGAAAATTACAGATACTACAATCGCTTATCTGAAGAGAAAAGTAGAGAAAGGAGTCTCTGCAGTTCAGGTATTCGACAGTTGGGGAGGTATGCTTTCGCCTACTGATTATAAAGAATTCTCCTGGCAGTATATTGACCAGATTGTTGAAGCTTTAAGTCCGCTTACACATGTTGTGGTTTTTGGTAAAGGTTGCTGGTTCGCACTGGAGGATATGACCAAATCAAAAGTCTCCGCTTTAGGTGTAGACTGGACCATTACGCCGGAAATAGCGAGAAAACTGACCCACAATTCTATCACGCTGCAGGGTAATTTTGATCCCGCACGGCTGCATTCGTCACCCCAAACCATCAGACGCATGGTCCATGAAATGATTGACCGGTTCGGTAAAGACAAATACATCGTAAATCTTGGTCACGGAATACTGCCCAATATTCCTGTTGAAAACGCCGAAGCTTTTATAAAGGCAGTAGTGGAATGGAAAGGATAG
- a CDS encoding YdeI/OmpD-associated family protein, whose protein sequence is MEVPDYFIEALETTPKAKDIFEKASPSFRKEYVMWLTEAKTEATRNKRMAEAVEWISEGKGRHWKYERNK, encoded by the coding sequence ATTGAGGTTCCGGATTATTTTATTGAGGCACTGGAAACTACCCCTAAGGCAAAGGATATTTTTGAAAAGGCTTCACCTTCCTTCCGGAAAGAATATGTGATGTGGCTTACCGAAGCTAAAACCGAGGCAACCCGCAACAAAAGGATGGCGGAAGCAGTTGAATGGATTTCTGAAGGTAAGGGACGCCACTGGAAGTATGAAAGAAATAAATAA
- the hemA gene encoding glutamyl-tRNA reductase: MNNLPEINKTANFAVLSVSYEKADAETRGKFAFFEEHIKDFVKSLHQESIGDAFVVSTCNRTEIYTTSANYLLVAEEFCKTTGVSLTDFLQFANIYTREEALNHLFRVAGGLESQIIGDFEIIGQIKNAYNRFKKEKQNSNPYLERAINSAIQISRKIKNETGISNGAASVSYAAVHYILNHQKQLADKNILLLGTGEIGQNTVENLVKHIFEPNIKVMNRSLDKAEKIAEKYKIPHIAMEDLDAELKSTDILIVATGAPHPIINRDHFPNGKETLVIDLSIPNNVDKNVTENPNVQLVDVDQLSAHIRETMSQRKKEIPKAEEIIREMSKDFAEWEKKRKMVPKIHHFKAVLKNMERNEMHNIHRKHRYVGVEDMELSDRMIQKITNRFAKYIIDHPWKAEEVSKLMHEILVEQPNNEFNEKH, from the coding sequence ATGAATAACCTTCCTGAAATAAACAAAACAGCCAATTTTGCCGTCCTTAGTGTAAGTTACGAGAAAGCCGATGCTGAAACCCGCGGGAAATTTGCCTTTTTTGAAGAGCATATCAAGGATTTTGTAAAGTCGCTTCATCAGGAAAGTATCGGAGATGCTTTTGTTGTGTCCACCTGCAACCGGACCGAAATTTATACCACCTCAGCAAATTACCTTCTGGTAGCCGAGGAGTTCTGTAAAACTACCGGCGTAAGCCTCACTGATTTCCTGCAGTTTGCCAATATTTATACCCGGGAGGAAGCTCTTAATCATCTTTTCCGCGTGGCAGGCGGACTCGAAAGTCAGATTATTGGTGATTTTGAAATTATTGGGCAAATCAAGAATGCCTATAACCGCTTCAAGAAAGAAAAGCAGAACAGCAATCCTTATCTGGAACGTGCAATTAATTCTGCCATACAGATCTCAAGGAAAATCAAGAATGAAACCGGGATATCAAACGGCGCTGCCTCGGTGTCCTATGCCGCCGTACATTATATACTTAATCATCAGAAGCAGCTCGCGGACAAGAATATCCTGCTCCTTGGAACGGGTGAGATAGGGCAGAATACTGTTGAGAATTTAGTGAAACATATCTTTGAGCCCAATATAAAGGTGATGAACCGCTCGCTGGACAAGGCGGAAAAAATTGCTGAAAAGTATAAGATTCCACATATTGCTATGGAAGATCTGGATGCGGAGCTGAAATCCACCGACATTCTGATTGTGGCTACAGGAGCTCCTCACCCGATTATTAACAGGGATCATTTTCCAAACGGTAAGGAAACTTTGGTCATTGATCTTTCTATTCCGAATAATGTGGACAAGAATGTTACCGAAAACCCCAATGTACAGCTCGTAGATGTGGATCAGCTATCGGCACATATCCGTGAAACCATGTCCCAGAGGAAAAAAGAGATTCCTAAGGCTGAAGAGATCATCAGGGAAATGAGTAAGGATTTTGCCGAATGGGAAAAGAAAAGAAAGATGGTACCCAAAATTCATCACTTCAAGGCGGTGCTGAAGAACATGGAGCGTAACGAGATGCACAATATTCACCGCAAGCACAGGTATGTGGGAGTGGAAGACATGGAGCTCTCCGACCGTATGATCCAGAAAATAACCAACCGCTTTGCAAAGTATATCATAGACCATCCCTGGAAGGCGGAGGAAGTAAGTAAACTGATGCACGAAATTTTAGTGGAACAACCAAACAACGAATTCAATGAAAAGCATTAG